GTAAAAGGGTACAGAGttcagctataagatgaataagttctgaggaGCTAATGTAaaacatagtgactatagttaaaataacactgtattgtataacAAAATTTGCCAAGAGTAGAATTTAAATGCTCtcaacacaaagataaacatgtgaggtgatagatattAATTAAGTAGATGGAGAGAATCATTTCCCAATGTAAACTTTTATCAAATCACCATatactgtatactttaaatatcttacaagtGTATATGTTAGTTATACCTCATGAAAGCCGATATTAAAAGTCAGTAACTTGAAAAACCAAAAGAGTGACCATAAAATAGAAACACAttaccaatatcagaaatgaaacatGGAATACCACTAGAGACCCTGCAGACATCCAAAGGATAATAAGGGAATTGTATGAACAATTCTACACACACAAGTTTGACAACTTAGAGAAAATGGATAACTTCCTTAAACACAAGTCATTAATACTAACCAAATATGAAATAAGATCATTTGAATTGCCCTATATCTATTAAGGACattgaattaataatttaaaactcCGGGGCCAGATAGTTTCATTGGAAAATACTACCAAATgtttaatgaagaattaaaaccAATTTTATACAATCTTCCAGAAGATAGGAGAGGAGGGAaaacttccctttttattttatgaatatcgTATTATCCTGACACcagtataaaaacagaaaacttaaaaCCAATATTCCTCATAAATATGAGTGAAAAAAATCCTTAGCATAATATCAGAAAATAGAATCCAGccatacattaaaaattatataccagtgggatttattccagtgaATGAAGACTGTTTcagtattcaaaaaaaaaaaacaatgtaatccaccaggataaagaagaaaaagcacatgATCTTATCTATAagtgtagaaaaagcatttgacaaaaccttcatgataaaaaccttcagaAAAATAGGGATAGAAGAGAACTTTAAGTTAATAAAGAACATCTGTCTACAAAACAAAGTACAGTTAACAGCATGCTTTCCCCTTAAATAGGCAACAAAGAGAGTTGACGTCTATTTCgtcactcttattcaacatagtgatAGACAAAGCTAGAAGTTTCAGTTAgtacaataaagcaagaaaagtaaattaaaaagataaagataagaaaaaagaagactccCTACTCGCAGAAAACATGACTGGttatgtaggggaaaaaaaaactcctaCAAGTTACTAAGTGAATACGGGAAGGTTATgagatacaagatcaatataaaGTTAATTCACTAATAATGAGTCCATggatactggaattaaaacaaattccatttataattgctcaaaaaattgaaatatttaaatataaatctataaagCACATACAGGAtttatatactaaaaactataaaacactgaggaAACTATTCAAAGATAATATAAATGGGAATCGTATTATGTTCATGGACTGGTAGACTCAACATTGTGAacatgtcaattctccccaaatggATActcagatttaatgcaattcctatcaaaatcccagaaggcTATTTTTGTAGATAGAGataagattattctaaaatatatatggaaaggCTAAAGTAAATTTGAAGACTACAGTAATCAATttgaagctacagtaatcaatTCTGTGTGGTATGGATGGAgggatagatacatagatcaatagagCAAAACAGAGGTCCAGGAACAGACCCATACAAATATACTTAACTGTTTCAATAAAGTTCTAAAAGCAATTTGATGTAAGATAGAAAATCTTTTCAACAATTGGTAGGGGCAACGGAACATCTAAAAGCAAAAACCATGACCCAAGTTTCATACCCTATAAGAAATACTAACTGAAAGCAGATCACAGATACAAATGTAAGAgtaaaaacttttagaaaaaaaaattcgtCAGGATTTAGACAAAAACTTCCTAGAATTGATGTCAAATTAtgatctataaaaattaaaattggtgAACTGGACCTCATAGAAACCGAAAACATTTGCTTGGAGAAAGACCCTGTAAGAAGATGAAAAGGCGAGCTACAGATAAGAGAAAATTTGTAAACCTACAAACCTGACAAAGGACTAGTAACTAGAATAACATAAACAACTCTCAAAACTCTACAATAAACTAACAACTCAGTTAGAAAACTGGCACGTCATCCTGACATGAGGTCAGAATACGATATTATTCAACACTGTTTCCTGTGGTTTTCTGACTATTCTATACACTATTAAGAAGGAATATTGAAATCTTCAACTATAATTATagatttgtctctttctcctttcagttttatttcatccattttgaagcTTTATTTAGGCTCAGCCACCTTTAGGGCTGTTCCAGCCTCTAGATGAATTTATCCTATTGGCATCATGATTTCCACCCTAACTTGCTTTTGATTAGTGATTAGTAAATCTCTCCCCATCCTTCTGTTTTTAAACTATATGTCTTCATACTTAAATTGTGTTTCTCACAGGGGAGACAGTTGAATCACACCTTTTACGCTGTTAACTGCTGCCTAGGACTAGCTTTTTTATCCAGCCTGAAAATTCTTCTAATTTTAGTGGTGGtttgttttaaaagcttttatttacttatctcacagagagaaggagacagagtgagagagaaagcataagcaggggaaggagcagaggagagggagaagcagggagcagagagcctgatacagagctcagtcccagggcttggagatcatgacctgagctgaaggcagacgcttaaccaactgagccacccaggtgcccctaattttagTGTTTATACTATTTACACATACTATAATTACCAATATAGTTGGATTTAGATCTACCATTTTTCTACTGCTTCATCTCAAAGTGATATGCTCTATGTTAAtcattctttccatttccaaaaCTTACTCTTAGTTTCATCCTATATATTTCAGCTTGCTCTTCCTCGTATAATTCTTGTCGCACTTGTTCCAAATCTTCACGTTGCCGCAGCATTTCTTCCAATTTCTGAGTCaactattaaattttaaagaaacacacaaacGTTAATAGGAAACAAATTCTAAAACAAGTATTTCAGAATTTCTCTAGTGTTAAAGTAGTGGCTATTTTATTACCATGTTCTGAAGCTGTagtcttttctcttcattttcttgaacTTTTGCCATCCGATCTTCTTCTCTTTGTTGCTGCATGTTGGCGAATtctgtaatttttctgttttcttcttccatctcctcacgtttcttctttctccagagagCCTGCTCTTTCTGAAACTCTTCTATATACTTTCGAGTTACATtcattttttctaactttttctgtctttccctaAAAAGCAATAATGAGTAGTTTTATAGTAAtagaaataatattgaaaaatgtGTCATTTCCTTCAGTTGATAATAACATGGGCAAAAACAGCTTTTCTATttacttacctatttatttatttgagagagagagagagagagcgccgcGCACGTGCGCACAGATGAACAGagcgagggacagagggaggagaatctcaagcagaccccccactgagcctggagcttgacatggggtcagtctcacaaccctgagatcatgacctgaaccaaaatcaagagtcagatgcttaaatgacagAGCCAACTAGGCGCCCCACAGCTTTTCTACttacagtttattcattcattaataccACAAACATTTTGAGTATCCACTGTGTACCACTAAATATAATGACAGGTATGAATCTTCTGAGTGAAATACTACTTATACCTCTCCTCTAAACTATTAATGAAGTTTTATGCATCTCACTTCAGAAAGGCCAACAACCTGCACTTCCACTGTCTAGCCAAGAAATGATCAGAATACAAGTCCTCTGACACGATATGtgcatatttaagaaaaacaaaggtttCATCATTTTGttacttaataaacatttgttatcAGGTAACTGTCATGCTTACAAAGATAAACAAGAGTTCTAGTTTATATGATTATAACATTTACTGAGGACTTACTACGTACTAGGCACTGTTCAGTTGCTTTATGTCTTCAAAACGGGCTTAAGATCAATCGAATCTCAATGTTTAGACATGGAAAAAAGCTGGGATAAACTTACAATTGATCTTCTTCATAAATTTTCCTAACAATTTCATCAATCATGAGTTTCTCTTTTAGTAACTGCTCATATGCttcctgttttttcttctcttgttcttcaAGTTGTTTCTCTAAGTCAAGATAATACTGTGCTTTTACTTGATTCCGTTTGTCTTCCGCAGCATTCTCTTCCTTTACTGCTCTCTCGTGTTCCTCCATCATGGTTTTGGCTATTTCAGCATCACGTTTCTGTTATTAAAACAAGATtcatctttccattttcaaatgtGAGCACAGTATGATAGAATATTTCAAAACAGATGTAATGGATTATTATAAAGCCTACtgcataaaacattttcatctaaGGGAAGTTACTGTCACCTGAAGGGTTTGAATGATGAGTCAAACCTTAAAGAGGCTTTCCCATTCCTTCAAGTAGGTCTCAAGGAAATACAGGAAAAGGATAACTAGTAACTCCACATTTGACAAAcagcaaataaaattagaagtacCTAATTAATACTATGTTTAAAAAGCAGCAgtcccctttttcttttatttaaaagcataTAGGCAATTCTTAACGTCATTGTGTATCAGGTGCATTTACAACAAGGTTGGTACTCTTTTTCATAGAGGTGTGCTATTAAACAGCTCTGAGCAACTCTTATTTTCCCAACCTAAACTTTCCTTCTTGCCTCTGGCCCTTGAAGTCCATCATCTCTCGTTTATTAAATGCCCTTTATAATCACTTTAACTTAGAAGAGCCTTGTATATTACTGTGTCTGTTTTCTGTGGCTTTTAATTCACTCACTCAAGACAATTCCCTCTGAGTTGGAGACAATCTTGCTTCTTAACTAGGTTAAACctcttattgattttgagcaTTTTGAAATCAGTAACCaaataaattgtaaattaaatatattgagGCAATTTTTGTTACCTTTTACCATTATGATCACAATCCAAACACTAGAATGGTTAATAGCATCAAACAGACAAGAAGAAGCAGATTAAACTATGAATGCTGAATGCTATTCCTGATCCAACTGATGCCTTCACACCAAATACACTATTAATAGGACTTGACCAAaactctttctctgcttctattttcttacCACATGCTGTActaggttctttaaaaaaaaatgtgaaatgataaaaacatttatGTACACATTGCCGTAGGTGCCATACACATAGTCAAGTTCTAGGACTATTTGAGTTTAATCTTTATGAAccaattttatttagaaaatggagaaaattcttTAAGGAGTCAGATTAAAATGTACAGTTGCTTTGATAAACCTCAAGTATTGGGGTAAAACTGCAAACTACTAGCCAAAGAGTACATTGTTTATGTTCTACTTTATTTCTTCAAGCTTAGAAAAGAACTATGTGGCTTAGGAAATGAAGTCTCCTCATGCTCTCCTACAACCTGTCTCACCAAAAGCGATGCCAGTCGAGAGCCTGCCGTGCAAAGCTCCCGACTTCTCCCGCAccgacacacgcacacacagatcACTGGGGCCAGCATCTCATCGTAGTAGATGACTTTATCACATGGCGCTGGTTAAGTATTTTGATATTATTCCTCtaattgtatgtgtatgtgaacATATATGTGTGTTGAGATCCACACATGGCTGATGTACACATACAGGTTTAAATAAATGGTCTGTGGTATGTATTATTGTCCAACTCGATTTTTCtgcagctttttttctttttcgccTAAAATATATTCAGACCAACTTTAAAAGCCAGAACATTTACCCTACCTCTTCTCTTTAATAGTTGTATAATATCTTTGAAAGGGATCTAGGAGAGAAGGAACTCTACCACCAAAATGCTCTAAATAATAGAGAAACAAGCAGAAGGAACTTACAAAACCATGTAATCAACAGTCAGACCTCTTCATCTACCATCTAGCCATCAAATGATGGTGTGCACCCTGCTTGGAAGTATTAACTCAGTAAACCCTATTCTATATTTACTGTATAACACCACTGGTAAGCGTGTCTGAAACTCCTTTGCCCAAGAATAACTCTTGCCCTAACTTGGCAGTATGTCAGGAGTTAGGAGgaggattaaaaatagaaaaagaagagggagatatttaaaaaacaggcaTGTTTCCTGCCTAAAATTATGAaacacttcaatttttaaaacatttaccacataaaaaatttaataacattcTAAAATATATTGATCACACTAACAATTTGTACTATATTGATTTGTCAAAGAATAATCAGTGAGACCATAGGAATGCTCAGACTGAGTATAACCATTCTAAACAGTAACCTCATTCTTTGGGTCTCTGAAAGGTTCTAATATTAAATTAAACAAGGCTCACTATTAAATAATCTAGGAGTTCCTGTACCTTAAGTatctgaaaagtataaaagtatTTAAGAAAACTAGCAGTGTAAATTCCTTATCCTATATAACAATTTTCACAAAATTGGTCTATTTGTGGTTTCCTAAATGAagctaaaaatacagaaaacataatGACCAGAAACATGATTACCATTTGCTCGTATTTAATGGCATCCTTCTCTGCAATCTGGGCTGCCCTTTCTTTATTCATGTAAGcggcttttaattttttctccaaTTCTCTGAGCtcaatactgttaaaaaaaaaaaaagaaagaaagaaatataaaattgaggaccatatttcttcctattttagaAGTCTCGATCTGAagtttaaaagaacttttttcctAAATGTCAAAGATATTATTAAATACCTTGAAAACAATATCCTTTCCTCCCTTCACCCAAAGAAAACTCAGAATGCATATGAAGTGAcgtattataattaattttctagACAAAACAACCCTTTTATTTCCAATAATCATCACTAAAAATCCTTTTGCCAGAGTCACTTAGAGAAGATGGTTTATCGATATTGGTTAAAACTTCTGTCCAGCCACTAATGCTATTGAGCTAAAAGAACTATAGTGGAGTGCTTTAAAGCAAATGACTTAAATTTTATACCTCGGTTTTGTTACCCGTAGAAGGGTTAGCTATGGGAATTAGTTAATGTGTATAAAAAGCTTAGAAAAGTACCTGTTACAGAGTAAACATTCTATGAATTGAATATAGAATATAAACATTCTATGAATATTTtttgataatgatgatgaagaGGAATGACCATGGGCAAGTTTGCTTCAATTCTCTGTTTGCTTATCTGTTAAAAATGAGGATTGCCCTCAGATAATCTCTAAACTGCTTTTGAATGAATTCTTTCCCTAGCTTTAGTGGAAAACAATCTGCCATATATAACTTCTCAATGTGCCAGAATTCTGAACATGAGAATTCTGAGTTGGAAGGGTCCTTAGATGGTTACTTGGATGcacaaattaattctttttttaaaaaaaatgtattatttattttagaaagagagagttgtggggaggcagagggacagagagtctgaagcagactctgcactgagcctggagcccagtgcagggcttgctctcacaaccctgagatcatggcctgagctgagccacccagatgccccaaacacATCTTAATTCTTTCTAGAACAAAGGCACTCACCTAATTATAAACAACTTATAAGTACCCTATACCTCCAAAGAGACAGTCTTCATGGGTAAGCTATTCTTGGTGTTGTGATGTGTCCTTCTTGCCCTTACTGTTGTAGGTATAAATGTATATGACACAAGATCGctttctttcataaaaaataataatttaaatgagGATTAAGTTTCTAGGTTAATCTACATATTTTACTCTAATAGACTGCAATATATTTATAAGGGGTTTTGTTGGAATTAGGTATTAGTATCTGTAAACCAACATATGAACCCAAtcacaaatttataaaattacctCTCTGAGGCAAAGTCCATCAAATTCCAAAAACTAACATGCAAATAAGTGACTTTTGTTTGAAGGACAAGTACACACAtttctattggatatttaccTAGAAGTGAAACATCTGAATCTCAGGGTAGGCTGTGTTCCAATGCAGTAGAAAATGCCAGCTTTCTAATGCTTTGCACAGCTTCATACTCCTAGTGCTTACACTGCTACACATCCTAGTAACACTCTTTAGTCTTGTCATTCTTTTTCGCTTTAACCACTCTTGTGGGTGTGTAATATATCATTagggttttaatttgttttcctaaaaCTGAGATCTTCCCACAAGTTTGAGTCATTCCTACATCTTCTGTGAAGTTATTGTTCAAtatttttttgcctgtttttagaCTACATTGTCAACTTCTTACTGCTGcataaaagttatttataaattcttgatATAAGTCTTTCGTTGCTTCTATGCACTGCAAATGTATCATTCCAGTCTGTACTTACTCTCAGTTTCTTTAGATGAAGAGAAGTATTCTAATACACCAATCTTTTTCTTCATTGTCCATGACTTCTGTGTCATGTTTTAAGAAATGTTGCCTACTGCACAGACATAAAGGCATTTTCTTATATTAGTCTCTCAAAACTTTGTTTCACTATTGACTTTTAGACTACAATCATTcaagaattgatttttgtatgtagtGTGAGGTGAAAATCAAGTTCATTTTTGTA
This Mustela nigripes isolate SB6536 chromosome 13, MUSNIG.SB6536, whole genome shotgun sequence DNA region includes the following protein-coding sequences:
- the MNS1 gene encoding meiosis-specific nuclear structural protein 1 isoform X2, yielding MAEENKRLRKLQLEQEEKLAMELSKLKHQSLKDEKMRQQVRENSIELRELEKKLKAAYMNKERAAQIAEKDAIKYEQMKRDAEIAKTMMEEHERAVKEENAAEDKRNQVKAQYYLDLEKQLEEQEKKKQEAYEQLLKEKLMIDEIVRKIYEEDQLERQKKLEKMNVTRKYIEEFQKEQALWRKKKREEMEEENRKITEFANMQQQREEDRMAKVQENEEKRLQLQNMLTQKLEEMLRQREDLEQVRQELYEEEQAEIYRMKLREEAEEKLRKQRELKQDFIEQMALKELVLQAAKEEEETFRKAMLAKLAEDDRIELMNAQKQRMKQLEHRRAVEKLIEERRNQFLADKQRELEEWQLQQRRQGCINAIIEEERLKLLKEHATKLLGYLPKGVFKKEDDIDMLGEEFRKVYQKRSEICEEK